CCATATCTTCAGTTGTAGATTTTATTCCACCTGCTCCAACCAAAGCATCTGTAAAATCCCAATTACTTGCAAAACTACCATCAGGATTTAGACCTTTTACCAATTTAGTTTTATCTTTTACATTAGTTGAAGTACTATTCATTTGTAAAGGATTAAGAATAGTTTCATTTAGTAATTGATGATAAGTTTTCTTTGCTTTTTTGGTTAATATATATCCTAATAATCCCATTCCTAAATTAGAATACACACTCTTTTCACCAGCTTTAAATCCATAGTCAATTTTCCCACTCAAATACTTTTCTAAATCATCATTTGTATATTCTTTGTATGGATTTGCTGGATTTTTTTTCATTTGTTTATACATATTAGAAGGTAAAACTGGAAATCCAGAGCTATGATTTGATAAATGCTGTAAAGTAATACTATCGCCTTTATCAATAGTAAAATCAAAGTTACTTTGTAATGTTTCATTTAAAGTAGTTTTACCATGTTGTATTGAACTAGATAATAGTATATTGGTAAATACTTTTGTAATAGATCCTATTTCAAAAATACTTTCTTTATTATCAATACTATTTACAGTGTCATCTTGTTTTTTAATACCTATGAACTCAGAATTATCTTTATCTATAATTAACACAGATAACTCTGTATTTGTAGGAAACTGTTTTATAAAAGTTTCAATATCTGAAGTATAATCTTTGCTATTCTTTTGAGCTTTAAGATTAAAAAAGCTTATTAAACCTAAGATAATACAAGTGTTTTTAAAGTATTTCATTTCCATTATTTTATTATATGATAACAAAGAAATAAAGGATTTACATACCTAACTATTTTGTTTGATGAACGTATATATTTACTTGATAAACGTAAAAAAGCCAGTAGTTTTACTACTGGCTTTTAATTTATTTAGTATTTATTGATGTATCATTAATCTTCAGAACCATCTTTTTTCTTGTTTTTAGCTCTTTTCATAGCTTCACCAATTTGGTTACTTGCTGTAAAAGATGCAACCATGTTATTTAACATGTCACTACCTGCCTGTGGTGAGTTTGGTAATAAGATTAAATTACTATTAGTCTCCTCTCCTATCGATTGTAATGTATCGTAATGTTGCGTTACAACGATTAATGCAGAAGCTTCTTGACTGTTAATACCTACTTTATTTAAAACTTCTACAGACTCTTCTAAACCACGTGCAATCTCTCTTCTTTGGTCAGCAATACCTTGACCTTGTAATCTTTTACTTTCTGCCTCTGCTTTTGCTTTCTCAACAATTAAAATACGTTGTGCATCTCCTTCATATTGAGCAGCAATTTTTTCTCTTTCAGAAGCATTAATTCTATTCATTGCAGCTTTTACTTGAGCATCAGGATCAATATCTGTTACTAACGTTTTAATAATGTCATATCCATACTCCATCATTGCATCATTTAATTCAGATTTTACTGCAATTGCAATATCATCTTTCTTAACAAATACATCATCTAACTTCATTTTAGGAACTTCAGCACGAACAACATCAAATACATAACTTGTAATTTGATCGTGTGGATAATCTAACTTATAGAAAGCATCGTAAACTTTATCTTTTATTACTTTGTATTGAACAGAAACCTTTAAACGTACAAATACATCATCTAAAGTTTTTGTTTCTACAATTACATCTAATTGTTGAATTTTTAAGCTTAATTTACCGGCAATACGATCTACTAACGGTATTTTTAAATGTAAACCAGACTGTCGGATACTGTGAAACTTACCAAATCGTTCAATTATAGCAGCAGTTTGTTGTTTTACTATAAAGAATGCAGATATCAATAATATTATAGATAAAAATATTATGATTGGTAATAATGGATTAATAAACAATAACATAGTTAAATTTTTTTAAGTTGATTTATTTATAAATATAGCTATTTAAGTTACTTATATGACGCAATTTTTTTTAATTGTTACAATATGTAGTAATTTTATCCTAAACAAACTTATTTTATGGAACTTATTCAGAAACATATAACAGAAATTTTATTGCTTTTATTTCTTATTGTTACTTTTTTACAATCGGGTATAGATAAGGTTACAGATTGGAAAGGAAATTCGTCTTTTATCAAAGAACACTTTAAAAATTCACCCTTAAAAAATTCAGTACCTATTTTATTAGCAATTATCTTAATTATGGAGCTTTTAGCAGGTGCTTTAATGTTCGTTGGAATTTTTCACTTATCAACAACAGGTGCAAAAGAAATAGCTTTAATTGGAGCAGTACTTTCTGCATTAAGTTTAATTTTTCTTTTAGTCGGACAAAGATTAGCAAAAGATTACGCAGGTGCTATGACGTTAGCAGTTTACTTTATAATTGCAATTTTTGGAGTGTATTTACTAAGTAAGTAAAACTTATAATAAAAAAAATAAATATAATTTTTAATTATAGTAAACGCTTTAAATAATAAGATTTAAAGCGTTTTTATTTTTTACTAATATGATTTTATAGATTATATACAAAGTTTGTTTAAAACTATATTTAAATAATTATTTCTTGTTTTTTAAGATGTAGATATGAGATGAATATTCTTTTGTTGATATACCCTTTATATTAGAACATAATCCAACAAAAAAAGCATTTAAAAAGTTATTTCTTCCTCTTTTATATTTTTCAGATAACATAGAAACATAGAATGAATCAAATAACATTGGTTTTATATCTACAACTTCCATTTTGAATTTATCAAAGATTCTTGAGATGCTATTTTTTGAAAAATGCCAAATATGTCTTGGAACATCATAAGCAGCCCAAAAAGATTTATAATAAGTAGCATCATAACTTTTATAATTAGGTACAGCAATAATTAAAGTTCCATTCTTTGTTAACATGTTTTTAATTTTGTTAATAGTTTCATCTAAATTCGTTACATGTTCTAAAACATGCCACATTGTTATTACATCAAATTTCTGTTCACGTAATTCATCAATTGAATTTAATATAACTAAGTTTTTAGTTCGTCCTATATCTCTTGCTTTAGAATTTGGTTCAATACCTACAACTTCCCAATTTTTGTTTTTACATTCTTTTATGAAATCTCCAGTACCACATCCTATGTCTAATATTGACTTATTTTTATTACCATAATTATTTATCAGTTTTATTTTTTTTGATATCGTATACTTTCTTACGCTTTGATAAATCTTATTAATTATTCCTTCACTACTGTCTGTATGTGAAATGTATTCTTCACTCTCGTAATAAGAACTTAAATTATTTGGTACTGGGCTTGTAATTAACAAATCGTATTCTTCGTTTCTTAATAATTTAAATTTTTCTTTACTTACTGAATGATCTTTACAATCTATATAAAGGGAAGTATTTTTATTG
This genomic stretch from Tenacibaculum jejuense harbors:
- a CDS encoding serine hydrolase domain-containing protein, which translates into the protein MKYFKNTCIILGLISFFNLKAQKNSKDYTSDIETFIKQFPTNTELSVLIIDKDNSEFIGIKKQDDTVNSIDNKESIFEIGSITKVFTNILLSSSIQHGKTTLNETLQSNFDFTIDKGDSITLQHLSNHSSGFPVLPSNMYKQMKKNPANPYKEYTNDDLEKYLSGKIDYGFKAGEKSVYSNLGMGLLGYILTKKAKKTYHQLLNETILNPLQMNSTSTNVKDKTKLVKGLNPDGSFASNWDFTDALVGAGGIKSTTEDMEKFIRKNFENDPMYTLPLKETFTVNKVAKIGLGWQIIESKNKKFYWHNGGTGGYRSCLVFHKETKKAVLILSNISAFHGKSSSLDNLCFSLFKKLMK
- a CDS encoding SPFH domain-containing protein, with protein sequence MLLFINPLLPIIIFLSIILLISAFFIVKQQTAAIIERFGKFHSIRQSGLHLKIPLVDRIAGKLSLKIQQLDVIVETKTLDDVFVRLKVSVQYKVIKDKVYDAFYKLDYPHDQITSYVFDVVRAEVPKMKLDDVFVKKDDIAIAVKSELNDAMMEYGYDIIKTLVTDIDPDAQVKAAMNRINASEREKIAAQYEGDAQRILIVEKAKAEAESKRLQGQGIADQRREIARGLEESVEVLNKVGINSQEASALIVVTQHYDTLQSIGEETNSNLILLPNSPQAGSDMLNNMVASFTASNQIGEAMKRAKNKKKDGSED
- a CDS encoding DoxX family protein, which codes for MELIQKHITEILLLLFLIVTFLQSGIDKVTDWKGNSSFIKEHFKNSPLKNSVPILLAIILIMELLAGALMFVGIFHLSTTGAKEIALIGAVLSALSLIFLLVGQRLAKDYAGAMTLAVYFIIAIFGVYLLSK
- a CDS encoding class I SAM-dependent methyltransferase, translating into MNYNKNTSLYIDCKDHSVSKEKFKLLRNEEYDLLITSPVPNNLSSYYESEEYISHTDSSEGIINKIYQSVRKYTISKKIKLINNYGNKNKSILDIGCGTGDFIKECKNKNWEVVGIEPNSKARDIGRTKNLVILNSIDELREQKFDVITMWHVLEHVTNLDETINKIKNMLTKNGTLIIAVPNYKSYDATYYKSFWAAYDVPRHIWHFSKNSISRIFDKFKMEVVDIKPMLFDSFYVSMLSEKYKRGRNNFLNAFFVGLCSNIKGISTKEYSSHIYILKNKK